One Verrucomicrobiota bacterium genomic window carries:
- the nrdR gene encoding transcriptional regulator NrdR, translating to MKCPRCSSTDIKVIDSRVAKEGNSIRRRRECITCSHRFNTVEEIQHEGLMVLKSDGRSEEFDRGKIVNGIRKATEKLPVDIEQINLLVNDVIEDLMDEYDYEIPSRAIGENIMFRLKKIDQIAYVRFACVYKDFRDINELMQDISNLNS from the coding sequence AGGTGATCGACTCAAGAGTTGCCAAAGAAGGTAACTCCATCCGACGGCGTCGAGAGTGCATCACCTGCAGCCACCGCTTCAACACTGTGGAAGAAATTCAGCACGAGGGACTAATGGTGCTTAAAAGCGACGGCCGAAGTGAAGAATTTGACAGAGGCAAGATCGTGAATGGAATTCGCAAAGCGACGGAAAAGCTGCCGGTGGATATCGAGCAAATCAACCTTCTCGTAAACGACGTGATCGAGGATCTCATGGATGAGTACGATTACGAAATCCCCAGCCGTGCCATTGGCGAAAATATCATGTTCCGATTAAAGAAAATCGATCAAATCGCTTATGTGCGGTTTGCCTGCGTGTATAAAGACTTCCGGGATATCAATGAACTCATGCAGGACATTTCCAACCTGAATAGCTGA
- a CDS encoding histidine triad nucleotide-binding protein, with the protein MSEPSIFTKIINREIPGNFEHEDDLCVAIRDISPQAPVHLLIIPKKHIVRTSLAEDEDQAVLGHLLLTARNVAKKLNLEKGFRIVINNGPHGGEAVPHLHVHLLAGRQMGWPPG; encoded by the coding sequence ATGTCAGAACCATCTATCTTCACCAAAATCATCAACCGCGAGATCCCCGGCAATTTTGAACATGAAGACGATCTTTGTGTCGCTATTCGAGATATCAGTCCGCAGGCACCTGTTCACCTATTAATTATTCCAAAAAAGCATATTGTGCGAACGTCTCTGGCGGAAGATGAAGACCAGGCGGTTCTTGGGCACTTGCTGCTCACCGCCCGGAACGTCGCCAAGAAGCTGAACCTCGAAAAAGGCTTCAGAATTGTCATCAACAATGGACCTCATGGAGGTGAAGCCGTGCCGCACCTTCATGTGCATTTACTTGCGGGTCGCCAAATGGGATGGCCCCCAGGTTGA